The DNA window GCACAGGTCATTCCGTCTATGTTGTATATTTCTGTTTTCATATTTTTCATCCTTTCTCCATGTACATATACCCCGTATAGGTATATTTATATTAAAACACTTTTTCCTTTGTGTCAAGTAAAATTATTCTTTTGCTTGAGCGGTGTATTGTCTGTTTTGAGTCTGTTTTGATGTGATATGGCTTTTATATATTGTTCGTGGTATTTTAATATGCTCATAATCAAAGGACGGGAGATTCCGCGCTATACCGCGATTTATAACATTTTCGTATCCTTCCGCTTCTGAACCGTAATGATAAATTATGATACCGCTTATAAAAGGTGGTACCCGAACGGTTTTTCACCCGATTCTGTCTTAATTAATCTTCTATTGGCTGTGTTTGCCTGTATTTATCTGTAATTCAATTATTAGTCAGCTTCTCCATACTATATCAAAAATATACCCGCTTGTTCCTAAAAGCTTGTTCCTGAAAACAAGCTTGGACCATCCTGACATCCCGCATAAACACAAAAAAAACTGCGGCAGGAAGAACCAGTCACAGTTCCGCCTATACCGCAGTCGTTAAAATCCATTATTCGATTATCCGAAAAGAACTCCCAAAACGCCATAAGACAGGATAGACATAATCACTGTCGCTATGACAATTCCGATTAAAATTGCGGCAAATGCCGTCTTGAAACGCACCCTCAGAAGCGCCGCGATCAGAGAGCCCGTCCAGGCTCCTGTACCAGGGAGGGGTATCCCGACAAAGAGAACCAGGCCCCAGAAACCAAATTTCTCTATCTGATCTTTTTTGCTCATTGCTTTATTTTCAAGCCATAACGCAATTGGTCGGAACATCTTCACCAGCTTCATCCACTCCAGAATCTTTCTGATCAGCAGCAGTATAAAAGGAATCGGCAGAATATTGCCGATAATGCAAATCGGTATTGCCCGTAAAATTGGCACATTCAAAAGCGCTGGCGACGCCGCTAAAAGGCCTCCCCTGAGTTCCAGGATCGGAACCATAGAGATAATAAATATAACTGCTTCTTTGGAAATAAATTCCGAAAGATTCGCGGTAAACCATTGTACTAATGCGTCCATTCTGTCTCCTATTCCTCGTTTTCGCTGTCTTCCTCTGCGAAGATGGACTCATCAGGCTCTCCATGGACCGTAAACTCTACTTCCGGCCCTTCGCTGTCCTCTTCCTCTGCACCGGCCGTTTTCTCTTCCATCGGAGCGCCGCATTTGCTGCAGTACAGGGCATCTTTCTCAACTTTGGCTCCGCATTCCGCACAGACCCTGGTTCCTTCCAGTTCCGCAATCTCATCTTCCAGAACTGCTATTTTAATAATTCCCGCCTGGATAATCTTGAATTCGTCGGCATACTCATCTTCCAGTGAAGCTTCATGTCTGTCATAGTATGCCTTACCAAGGCTGATATATGCTTTATTTACTTTTTCCTTTTCCGATGACAATTTTGATTTAAGCTGGATCACGCCGGTGATATCCTTCACCTTATTGGCCGCTTCCTTGCTTTTATCACTGATTACCTTACCAAGTTCATCTAAAAACGCCATTCATTTTCCTCCTCTACAGGATATTTTTCCTCACTTATTTTATCCTGTAAAGGAGAGAAAGTCAATCAAAAGTAAAGAGTGTCCCAGGGCCCACGTCCTTAATACCCCTTAGAAACGTCGTTTTTCATGTTTTCTTCTGTTAATTTAAACGTTTCTTTTACGAATGAAGGGACTTTATCGTAGTCAAAATTAAGACTGTATTTCCGGTATTCCGGTTCGTTCTGGGAGTCATTATTATACCGGTCCACCGTATAGACTTCTTCCGCCTCTATGGAGGCGTCGAATCCATCCTCTGTCTGGCTCTCTTTCACCGACACATAAGCGGTAAGTCTCACGCCCGAATAAAGTTCATTTAAATAGTTTGTGCAGTTAAGCTCACCCGGTACGGAGCTGTTAAGAATCTCACGGATTTTTTCTTTGTCGGTCACTGTGGCCACTCTGCTTCCGCGTTCTTTCACATAAACGACATCCTCTGAGACATCCGCCTCCGCCCTGGCAAGATCCGCCTCTGTTATATAGCTCTCCATCACAATTTTATCCACGTTGTCGGCCGTAAGGAATTCTCCGGCATCAATCCCGCAGTTCTTCAGCAGGCTGATTGTCTCTGTAAAGGACGGGTAAATCGGGTAATAAAATTTCCTGTTGAATTCACTGTAGTCATTCCCCTTGGCTTTCAGCGTATTGATGATATCCTGCATTTTAACGGTTTTAAACTGGATTGCTGCGATCGGGCTTTCTTTTCTTCTTGTTTCCGACGTCAGTGCCTTCAGTTCTTTCTGGTATGTTTCCAGAAGCTGGGCCTTCATTTCCTCATTTTTCAGGTTCACATGGCTGAAATCGCTGTACTCCTGATAGTTAATTCCCGCGATATCGGATGCTTCATAAGTAAGAACCGGATAAACCGTCTCCTTATATTCATTGCTGTCATAGACTCTGTCCAAAGTATCTCTTACTGCGGACAAATTCATATAATAGCTGCGCAGAACCGTCTTTCCACCTTTCAGATGATAAGCGACAATCACCTCGTCGATCATGTTGCCGTCTTCCGACGACCAGTATGAATATCGGCTCTGTGACCTGTTTCCACGGTTCTTCCGCTTCGCCTCCGCTGCGTCGTTTACACCGCTTCGCCCTATCTCGGCTGCGGCCGCCACATCGGTCAGCCTCATCTTATTAAGCAGTTCCGATGGGGATACGTAGTTCCATTTCACATACTGATAGCTTCCCCCCGCATTTTCTCCCATCTCCGGCTCCACCATGTAATCAGAGAGGAAATCCGCATCCATTCTCCGGCAGTAAATACCGGCCGACTCCATCTTCGCCTCCGATGGGACATAGGAATCATAGCCGGACAAATCAAACCGGAAGAATGCGAGAATCGCTGTGGCGCAGACCGCACAAAGTGCAAACTGTCTTTTATGGGCAAAAAGCCTTCTGAAATCAAAATTATAAATAATTTCAATCGTACAGTAGCTGATAACAAGGCCACAGATAAGCCCGAAGACACTCCATCCATCGCTCCCCATCATTTCCTTAAAAAGCAGGCTTCCAAGCAGCCCTATCGGAACTACAAGGAGGAGTTTGATAACCGGCTGGCTCTTCTTGAATGCCATGGCGCGTCCCGCCGCCTCGGACGGCCTCTTTTTATAAAGGAAAACACAGAGTGCGGTAATCAGGGCCGCCGCTGCTAAGGCCCCTAAAGCCATCCCAGCCGTCTTTTCCGGCATTGAGGCCGCGCTGATGTACCAGGCCACTGGTGAAGAACGCTGCGCTAATTTTACAAATGTATCCGTATTCTCATAGAACGTTATGTAATAGCTGCTGTAATAGCCTGTAAGCAGCAGGGTGCTTCCCGGTCCCCAGAAGAAGAATACTGCGGTTCCCAGAATACTTACAATCGTGTTGCCGGTCATCATAACCGCAGCAACCACTACCGAATAGATTAAAAGGTAAAATGACATCTGGATGCAATAAGCCTTTATCACATCGAACCACGGGAATACCTGCCCCGCTTTTACCTGAATCATAATGCTTGATATGAGCAGGAAAATAAAATACGGTACTGCAGTATAAAGAAAACCATTTAAATATACAATGGCAAACAGTTTCTCACGTTTTACCGGCACGCTGTGAAAGAAATCTGTTTTCTTTCTGGAGTGCAGGTAGGAAAATCCCGATATGCCGCAGACAACGGCAAACACAAGGATCAGGAATACCATCATCCCATTATTGACGGACGTCCATCCCAGGAATCTCTCCTGGAGCTGCTGTTTGATTATATCCACGCCCTGTGCTTCCCTCTCCCACACCATATCGATGCGTTCCTGTGAGAGATAGCTGCTGATCAGCAGAGCTGTCTGGACCGGAAAGGCAAAAAAGAGGATGAGCGATATCAGCGCAACCGTCCAAAGGCGCTGTTTCGTATTTTCTTTCATCAGATTAAAAAATAAGTTTTTTGATGTCATAACCAGCCACCTCCGTTTCACTGATAAATATTTCTTCCAGGGAGAGAGGAATCATTTCGAAAAATACAGGATGGAATGTCTGCATGACCGCCTCAATCTCTTCCTTCTTCCCTCTCACCGTCAGAGTCAGGAGACTTCCTCTGCGCTCTGTCCTGATGATGTCAACTCCGTTCAACTCCTCCGGTTCCGTCCCCGGCAGCAAGACACACTGAACCTTGTGGATATTCAGCTTCATATCGTCCAAATCCTTGGACAGCAGAATTCCTCCTTTATGGAGCAGACCTACATGATCACAGATATCCTCCAGCTCCCTCAGGTTATGGGAGGCAATGATTGGAGTCAGGTTGCGCTCCTCCATATCGTTGGCAAAGAGGCTTTTTACCGTCTGGCGCATCACCGGATCCAGACCGTCGAAGGTCTCATCGCAAAAGATGTAATCAGTGTTGGCGCAGATTCCCAATAGTACGGAAAGCTGCTTTTTCATGCCCTTGGAAAAGGTATTTACCTTCCGTTTCGCGCTCAAATCGAAGTTCTGCAGGAGGCCGTAAAACCGCTTCTCATCGAAATTCTTGTATACGTTTCTGTAAAACTTCATCATCTCTTCGGGCGTTGCGTTGTTTAAAAAATACTGGTCATCTGAAATATAGAAAAACCTTGACTTTACTCTGTCATTCTCAAAAATATCTTCTCCGTCGATCGTAACTCTGCCCTCATCCGGTTTCAGAATTCCGGCTGCCATTCTGAGGAATGTACTTTTTCCGGCTCCGTTGGTGCCGATCAGCCCGAACACACTTCCATCCCTGATTTCTGCATCAATATGATCAACGGCCGTGATATCGTCAAATCGTTTTGTCAGGTTGATTGCTTCAATCATCCGTTTCTCCTCCTTTTTCCTCCCTTAGGGCCGTTACAGCCTCTTTCACGGCCAGTGTACGGCCGTCCGGCCCTGCCGTTTCCGCCGATTTTTCTGCGGCCGATGCCGCCGCAAATACGCGCGGTTTCCGGTCATTATTGCCATAAAGCTGAATCACCTGCTCCTGAAACTGCAGCATCGTGATCTCCGCCCCCTTTGCTTCCTCCACCAGTTTTCCGAGCCTTATAAAAATTTCTCTCTTCTTTTGCTCACGGATCTGATGGTTTTCAGCCACAAAACTGCCTCTGCCCTTTACCGAATAAATATATCCCTGGCGCTCGAGTTCCGCATAAGCTCTCTGGATTGTATTCGGATTGATGGACAGCTCCGTCGCAAGGCTCCGGACGGACGGAAGCTGGCTGTTCTGCTCCAGGATCCCGCGCACCATCAGCTCAGACATTTTTTCGACAACCTGCTCATAGATGGGACGCCGATCTTTATAGTCAATCAGAATCATACGCTCCTCCTTTCCTGTGTCATTTGAATTAAGTGTATTAATTCTTTTAATACACTCAGTATACAAAAGGAGCCGCTCACTGTCAAGCGGCCGCTCCTTACTTTTTTCTTAACATGATAAAGCTATGTATCGGAGGCATTTGCAAAACTTTAATTAGTTTGCTGTAGATTCCTCAACCAGAGCTGCATCGTCGTTAGCTGCTTCGCCGTCTGCTGCCTCTGTATCCTCTGCTTCTGCTACAGTCTCAGCTGCATCAGCTGCTTCTGTGTTCTCTTCCATTGTCTCATCAACAGCTTCTGTTGTCTCGTCTGCTGCTTCTGTTTCAGGAGCTTCTGTTGTTTCAGCCTCTGTTACGGCTGCTGCTGTTGTGCTGCTTGCTCCGCTTCCGCCACATGCTGTCAGAACTGAAGCTGCTAACATTGCACTCATCATCATTACTGCTGCTGGTTTTACAAAATTTTTTTTCATAATAAACATCTCCTCTTTTTTTGAATCAATTACCTTAATTCGTGGTACGCCAGTAATGATAAAGAGAAATTGTGTCAAAATTGTGACCATTTT is part of the [Clostridium] symbiosum genome and encodes:
- a CDS encoding small multi-drug export protein, with translation MDALVQWFTANLSEFISKEAVIFIISMVPILELRGGLLAASPALLNVPILRAIPICIIGNILPIPFILLLIRKILEWMKLVKMFRPIALWLENKAMSKKDQIEKFGFWGLVLFVGIPLPGTGAWTGSLIAALLRVRFKTAFAAILIGIVIATVIMSILSYGVLGVLFG
- a CDS encoding zinc ribbon domain-containing protein — encoded protein: MAFLDELGKVISDKSKEAANKVKDITGVIQLKSKLSSEKEKVNKAYISLGKAYYDRHEASLEDEYADEFKIIQAGIIKIAVLEDEIAELEGTRVCAECGAKVEKDALYCSKCGAPMEEKTAGAEEEDSEGPEVEFTVHGEPDESIFAEEDSENEE
- a CDS encoding DUF6449 domain-containing protein, producing the protein MTSKNLFFNLMKENTKQRLWTVALISLILFFAFPVQTALLISSYLSQERIDMVWEREAQGVDIIKQQLQERFLGWTSVNNGMMVFLILVFAVVCGISGFSYLHSRKKTDFFHSVPVKREKLFAIVYLNGFLYTAVPYFIFLLISSIMIQVKAGQVFPWFDVIKAYCIQMSFYLLIYSVVVAAVMMTGNTIVSILGTAVFFFWGPGSTLLLTGYYSSYYITFYENTDTFVKLAQRSSPVAWYISAASMPEKTAGMALGALAAAALITALCVFLYKKRPSEAAGRAMAFKKSQPVIKLLLVVPIGLLGSLLFKEMMGSDGWSVFGLICGLVISYCTIEIIYNFDFRRLFAHKRQFALCAVCATAILAFFRFDLSGYDSYVPSEAKMESAGIYCRRMDADFLSDYMVEPEMGENAGGSYQYVKWNYVSPSELLNKMRLTDVAAAAEIGRSGVNDAAEAKRKNRGNRSQSRYSYWSSEDGNMIDEVIVAYHLKGGKTVLRSYYMNLSAVRDTLDRVYDSNEYKETVYPVLTYEASDIAGINYQEYSDFSHVNLKNEEMKAQLLETYQKELKALTSETRRKESPIAAIQFKTVKMQDIINTLKAKGNDYSEFNRKFYYPIYPSFTETISLLKNCGIDAGEFLTADNVDKIVMESYITEADLARAEADVSEDVVYVKERGSRVATVTDKEKIREILNSSVPGELNCTNYLNELYSGVRLTAYVSVKESQTEDGFDASIEAEEVYTVDRYNNDSQNEPEYRKYSLNFDYDKVPSFVKETFKLTEENMKNDVSKGY
- a CDS encoding ABC transporter ATP-binding protein, producing the protein MIEAINLTKRFDDITAVDHIDAEIRDGSVFGLIGTNGAGKSTFLRMAAGILKPDEGRVTIDGEDIFENDRVKSRFFYISDDQYFLNNATPEEMMKFYRNVYKNFDEKRFYGLLQNFDLSAKRKVNTFSKGMKKQLSVLLGICANTDYIFCDETFDGLDPVMRQTVKSLFANDMEERNLTPIIASHNLRELEDICDHVGLLHKGGILLSKDLDDMKLNIHKVQCVLLPGTEPEELNGVDIIRTERRGSLLTLTVRGKKEEIEAVMQTFHPVFFEMIPLSLEEIFISETEVAGYDIKKLIF